The Salegentibacter sp. Hel_I_6 region TTCACCAATCATGATTATGAACCTTACGCAACCCAAAGAGATAAAGAAATAGCCGAGTTACTTTCTAAAAATAATATTGAATTTCACACTTTTAAGGATCAGGTTATCTTTGAAAAAAATGAAGTGGTAAAGAAAGATGGCGATCCTTATGTGGTTTACACCCCATATATGAGGGTTTGGAAAGAGCATTTCAAATCCCTGGACCTCAAAATTCATTATACCAGTCAATACCTGGATAATCTTATTCAAAATACCCGCTTACCAAATTTAAGTTTAAGTGATATTGGTTTTAAAAATTCAGAAATTAAAGTACCCGATTATGATGTGACCCCAACGTTAATTCAGCAATACGAAAACACGAGGAATATACCAGCCAGGGATAGCACCTCAAGATTAGGAGCTCACTTACGGTTTGGAACTGTTGGTATTAGAAAAATGGTAAAAAAAGCTAATTCCGAAAACAACAAGACTTTTCTTGATGAATTAATCTGGCGAGAATTTTTTATGCAGGTGTTATATCACAACCCCGATACTGTCACTGAATCTTTTAAAAAGAAATATGACCGTATTGAATGGCGCAATAATGAAGAGGAATTTGAGAAATGGAAAACCGGAAAAACAGGTTATCCACTGGTAGATGCCGGAATGCGACAATTAAATGAATCTGGATTTATGCATAATCGCGTGAGGA contains the following coding sequences:
- a CDS encoding deoxyribodipyrimidine photo-lyase, producing MSKEVNIFWFRRDLRLDDNVGFLEALKSDKPVLPIFIFDTEILDKLPKNDARVTFIHEQLQEMRKELQDDYSSTIAMYHGQPEEIFQQLIKDYQMAEVFTNHDYEPYATQRDKEIAELLSKNNIEFHTFKDQVIFEKNEVVKKDGDPYVVYTPYMRVWKEHFKSLDLKIHYTSQYLDNLIQNTRLPNLSLSDIGFKNSEIKVPDYDVTPTLIQQYENTRNIPARDSTSRLGAHLRFGTVGIRKMVKKANSENNKTFLDELIWREFFMQVLYHNPDTVTESFKKKYDRIEWRNNEEEFEKWKTGKTGYPLVDAGMRQLNESGFMHNRVRMLVGSFLCKHLLIDWRWGEAYFAEKLLDYEMSSNVGNWQWVAGSGVDAAPYFRIFNPTTQIDKFDKDKKYIKKWVEEFETDDYPEKMVDHKEARERALKVYKEAVS